In Synechococcus sp. CB0101, a genomic segment contains:
- the gcvT gene encoding glycine cleavage system aminomethyltransferase GcvT: MGAPSAASEPLQRTPLFEAARIAGGRMVPFAGWEMAVQFAGLLQEHKAVREHCGLFDISHMGVLRLSGPGAKDLLQALVPTDLFRIGPGEACYTVLLNEQGGIRDDLIIYDRGWDEATQAHELLLVINAACAEADTVWIRSQLEPAGIQVADHKGDGVLLALQGPEAAAQLESISGTSLAGLPRFGHRNLTLPGIGEAFVARTGYTGEDGFELLLGRGAGLSFWTLCQERGIQPCGLGARDTLRLEAAMHLYGSDMDASTSPLEVGLGWLVHLEMPKPFVGREVLEQQTSSGVKRRLVGLQLQGRAIPRHGYSVLASGAEAGSTPIGTVTSGGWSPSLEAGIALALVDTAAAKLGSQLAVEIRGKAEPAQVVKRPFYRR, translated from the coding sequence ATGGGCGCCCCATCGGCTGCCTCCGAGCCCCTGCAGCGCACGCCGCTGTTTGAGGCCGCCCGCATCGCCGGCGGGCGCATGGTGCCCTTCGCCGGCTGGGAGATGGCGGTGCAATTCGCCGGCCTGTTGCAGGAGCACAAGGCGGTGCGTGAACACTGCGGCTTGTTTGATATCTCCCACATGGGGGTCTTGCGCCTCAGCGGGCCAGGCGCCAAAGACCTGTTGCAGGCCCTGGTGCCCACCGATCTGTTTCGCATCGGCCCCGGTGAGGCCTGCTACACGGTGCTGCTCAACGAGCAGGGCGGCATCCGCGACGATCTGATCATTTACGACCGCGGCTGGGACGAGGCCACCCAGGCCCACGAGCTGCTGTTGGTGATCAATGCAGCCTGCGCTGAGGCCGACACCGTCTGGATCCGCAGCCAGCTGGAGCCCGCCGGCATCCAGGTGGCCGACCACAAGGGCGATGGGGTGCTGTTGGCCCTGCAGGGGCCGGAAGCCGCTGCCCAGCTCGAGAGCATCAGCGGCACCTCCCTCGCCGGCCTGCCTCGATTCGGCCATCGCAACCTCACCCTGCCGGGCATCGGCGAAGCCTTCGTGGCCCGCACTGGCTACACCGGGGAAGACGGCTTCGAGCTGCTGCTGGGGCGTGGGGCCGGGCTGAGCTTCTGGACCCTCTGCCAGGAGCGCGGCATCCAGCCCTGCGGCCTCGGCGCCCGCGACACGCTGCGGCTGGAAGCAGCGATGCATCTGTATGGCAGCGATATGGATGCCTCCACCTCACCACTGGAGGTGGGCCTGGGCTGGCTGGTGCACCTGGAGATGCCCAAGCCCTTTGTGGGGCGTGAGGTGTTGGAGCAGCAAACCAGCAGCGGCGTGAAGCGGCGCCTGGTGGGGCTGCAGCTGCAAGGCCGCGCCATCCCGCGCCATGGCTATTCAGTGCTGGCAAGCGGGGCTGAAGCGGGCAGCACCCCGATCGGCACGGTCACCAGTGGCGGCTGGTCCCCCAGCCTGGAGGCCGGCATTGCCCTGGCGCTGGTGGATACCGCTGCCGCCAAGCTCGGCAGCCAGCTGGCGGTGGAGATCCGCGGCAAAGCCGAGCCCGCCCAGGTCGTGAAGCGACCGTTTTATCGGCGCTGA
- the speE gene encoding polyamine aminopropyltransferase — MGGLAGRIDQPRPVSSAPAPTSGWVDEVFDGVRYGLAGRVIAEEQSPFQRVTIIESERYGKGLLLDGCWMTAERQERHYHESIVHPALCGAAQVERVLVIGGGDGGTARECLRHAGVQHLDMVEIDGLVVEWSQQHLPSIGAGCWSDPRFHLTVGDGIAWAANAPDASYDVVIVDGSDPAGPAEGLFNRAFFEQCRRILKPGGVFATQSESPEAFRQVHIDTVKVIREVFGHADPMYGWVPMYPSGWWSWTFAATDGRRYLEPDAARAAAVAEGCEIWSPRWQRGAFDAIPAAIERSLRSLRA; from the coding sequence ATGGGAGGCTTAGCTGGAAGGATCGATCAGCCCAGGCCTGTGAGCAGCGCACCCGCCCCCACCTCCGGCTGGGTAGATGAAGTCTTTGATGGCGTGCGCTACGGCCTGGCCGGCCGCGTCATCGCGGAGGAGCAGTCACCCTTCCAGCGGGTGACGATCATCGAGAGCGAGCGCTACGGGAAGGGTCTGCTGCTCGATGGCTGCTGGATGACCGCGGAGCGCCAGGAGCGGCATTACCACGAATCGATCGTGCATCCGGCCCTCTGCGGTGCGGCACAGGTGGAGCGGGTGCTGGTGATCGGCGGCGGCGATGGCGGCACCGCCCGCGAGTGCCTGCGCCACGCCGGCGTGCAGCACCTCGACATGGTGGAGATCGATGGGCTGGTGGTGGAGTGGAGCCAGCAGCACCTGCCGAGCATCGGCGCTGGCTGCTGGAGTGATCCGCGCTTCCACCTCACCGTGGGCGATGGCATCGCCTGGGCCGCGAACGCTCCAGATGCCAGCTACGACGTGGTGATCGTGGATGGCTCCGATCCGGCCGGGCCGGCTGAGGGCCTGTTCAACCGCGCCTTCTTCGAGCAGTGCCGGCGCATTCTCAAACCCGGCGGCGTGTTCGCCACCCAGAGCGAATCACCCGAGGCCTTCCGCCAGGTGCACATCGACACCGTGAAGGTGATCCGCGAGGTGTTCGGCCACGCCGATCCGATGTATGGCTGGGTGCCGATGTATCCGAGCGGCTGGTGGAGCTGGACCTTCGCCGCCACCGACGGTCGCCGCTACCTGGAGCCGGATGCCGCCCGCGCCGCGGCCGTGGCCGAGGGCTGTGAGATCTGGAGCCCCCGTTGGCAACGCGGCGCCTTCGACGCCATCCCGGCTGCCATTGAACGCTCCCTTCGCTCCCTCCGCGCCTGA
- a CDS encoding cyclic nucleotide-binding domain-containing protein: MAVAAVASPIELMATQVDSETVSFATGAVIFSRGQAADAIYAVRRGIVEVINPQGDKLCYRPGELFSYEDIVWTEDVRHNDAVARTPVELVRLDRLRFLNLLHNHPTMAILLIGQQHERLREQRSSGTCAY; encoded by the coding sequence ATGGCTGTTGCCGCCGTTGCCAGTCCGATCGAACTGATGGCCACCCAGGTGGACAGTGAGACGGTGTCATTCGCGACGGGCGCGGTGATCTTCAGCCGAGGCCAGGCGGCCGATGCCATTTATGCCGTGCGCCGCGGCATCGTCGAGGTGATCAATCCCCAGGGCGACAAGCTTTGCTATCGCCCCGGTGAGCTGTTCAGCTACGAAGACATCGTTTGGACTGAGGACGTGCGCCACAACGACGCGGTGGCGCGCACCCCGGTTGAGCTGGTGCGGCTGGATCGCCTGCGCTTCCTCAACCTGCTCCACAACCACCCCACCATGGCAATCCTGTTGATCGGCCAGCAGCACGAACGCCTGCGGGAACAGCGCTCCAGCGGAACCTGCGCTTATTGA
- the speB gene encoding agmatinase, whose protein sequence is MSDLSLFDTDGAIYMGSQRDPAGCRVGLFGVPYDGTTSFRPGTRFGPAAIREVSPGLESYCPQLDRDLEELAIADLGAVDIPFGAPEPVVAAVKQATETVLALGLKPLMLGGEHSISSGAVAAVAEKHPDLVLVQLDAHADLRHEWLGAHHSHACAMRRCLEVLPSQQLLQIAIRSGTREEFSELRQTGRLVAIERMAEALKPLRGKPLYLTVDLDWFDPAVMAGTGTPEPGGFLWSDFAALVDELRHHNLVAADVVELAPMLDPSGVSSVLASKVVRSLLFLLDR, encoded by the coding sequence ATGTCCGACCTCTCTCTGTTTGACACCGACGGCGCCATCTACATGGGCAGCCAGCGCGATCCCGCCGGCTGCCGCGTGGGCTTGTTCGGCGTGCCCTATGACGGCACCACCTCCTTCCGCCCCGGCACCCGCTTTGGCCCTGCCGCGATCCGGGAGGTGAGCCCAGGCCTGGAGAGCTACTGCCCCCAGCTCGATCGCGATCTCGAGGAGCTGGCCATCGCTGATCTGGGCGCCGTGGACATTCCCTTCGGTGCACCGGAACCGGTGGTGGCGGCCGTGAAACAGGCCACCGAAACCGTGCTGGCCCTCGGGCTCAAGCCCCTGATGCTCGGCGGCGAGCACTCGATCAGCTCCGGTGCCGTGGCGGCCGTGGCGGAGAAGCACCCGGATCTGGTGCTGGTGCAGCTCGATGCCCACGCCGACCTGCGCCACGAGTGGCTGGGCGCCCATCACAGCCACGCCTGTGCCATGCGCCGCTGCCTCGAGGTGCTGCCCAGTCAGCAACTGCTGCAGATCGCCATCCGCAGCGGCACCCGCGAGGAATTCTCCGAACTGCGGCAGACGGGCCGGCTGGTGGCGATCGAACGGATGGCCGAGGCGCTCAAGCCCCTACGCGGCAAGCCGCTCTATCTCACCGTGGATCTCGACTGGTTTGACCCTGCCGTGATGGCTGGCACCGGCACCCCCGAACCCGGCGGCTTCCTCTGGAGCGACTTCGCCGCCCTGGTGGATGAACTACGCCACCACAACTTGGTAGCAGCCGATGTGGTGGAGCTGGCGCCGATGCTCGATCCCAGCGGCGTGAGCAGTGTGCTCGCCTCCAAGGTGGTGCGGAGCCTGCTGTTCCTGCTCGACCGTTAG
- the aspS gene encoding aspartate--tRNA ligase, translating to MRSHGCGDLRPDATGQAVQLCGWVDRSRDHGGVIFIDLRDRSGTVQITVDPDNGAEMFAVAEHLRNETVIQVEGKVRERPTDAINEKLATGRVEVLASAITVLNSVKGNLPFAVSVHDEENTREELRLRHRYLDLRRERMNSNLRLRAQTIQAARRFLEDQGFIEVETPVLTRSTPEGARDYLVPSRVCGGEWFALPQSPQLFKQLLMVGGIERYYQVARCFRDEDLRADRQPEFTQLDMEMSFMDQEQILELNESLIASIWKTVKGVELPRPFPRLTWHDAMERYGTDRPDTRYGMELTNVSDLVADMGFKVFSGAVAAGGSVKCIAVPGGNDAVSNVRIKPGGDVFSEAQKAGAGGLAFIRVREGGEIDTIGAIKDNLSEEKKAELLQRTGAEPGTLILFGAGDTATVNKALDRVRQYLARELGMVKPDSENDSWNFLWVVDFPMFEFNADENRYEALHHPFCAPNTDDLGNDPSAWADTLPGARAQAYDLVLNGLELGGGSLRIHDSALQRQVLQTVGLPLEEANQQFGFLMEALDMGAPPHGGLAFGLDRMVMLLAGEESIRDTIAFPKTQQARCLMTGAPGGVATKQLEELHVASTWVEEEAEG from the coding sequence ATGCGCAGCCACGGATGCGGCGACCTGCGCCCCGATGCCACCGGCCAGGCCGTGCAGCTGTGCGGCTGGGTGGACCGCAGCCGTGATCACGGCGGTGTGATCTTCATCGACCTGCGCGATCGCAGCGGCACGGTGCAGATCACCGTGGACCCCGACAACGGCGCCGAGATGTTCGCCGTGGCGGAGCACCTGCGCAACGAAACGGTGATCCAGGTGGAAGGCAAGGTGCGGGAGCGCCCCACCGATGCCATCAACGAGAAGCTGGCCACCGGCCGGGTGGAAGTGCTGGCCAGCGCCATCACGGTGCTCAACAGCGTGAAGGGCAACCTGCCCTTCGCCGTGTCGGTGCACGACGAGGAGAACACCCGCGAGGAGCTGCGGCTGCGCCACCGCTACCTCGACCTGCGCCGCGAGCGCATGAACAGCAACCTGCGCCTGCGCGCGCAAACCATCCAGGCGGCGCGACGCTTCCTGGAAGACCAGGGCTTCATCGAGGTGGAGACCCCGGTGCTCACCCGCTCCACCCCCGAAGGCGCCCGCGACTATCTGGTGCCGTCCCGCGTCTGCGGCGGCGAATGGTTCGCTTTGCCCCAGTCGCCCCAGCTGTTCAAGCAGCTGCTGATGGTGGGCGGCATCGAGCGCTACTACCAAGTGGCCCGCTGCTTCCGCGACGAAGACCTGCGCGCCGATCGCCAGCCGGAATTCACCCAGCTGGACATGGAGATGAGCTTCATGGACCAGGAGCAGATCCTGGAGCTCAACGAATCCCTGATCGCCTCGATCTGGAAAACCGTGAAGGGCGTGGAGCTGCCTCGCCCCTTCCCGCGCCTCACCTGGCATGACGCCATGGAGCGCTACGGCACCGACCGCCCCGACACCCGCTACGGCATGGAGCTCACCAACGTGAGCGACCTGGTGGCCGACATGGGTTTCAAGGTGTTTTCAGGCGCCGTGGCCGCTGGCGGCTCGGTGAAGTGCATCGCCGTGCCCGGGGGCAACGATGCGGTGAGCAACGTGCGCATCAAGCCCGGCGGGGATGTGTTCAGCGAGGCCCAGAAAGCCGGTGCCGGCGGCCTGGCCTTCATCCGCGTGCGCGAGGGCGGCGAGATCGACACGATCGGCGCCATCAAAGACAACCTGTCTGAAGAGAAAAAAGCCGAGCTGTTGCAGCGCACCGGCGCTGAGCCCGGCACCTTGATCCTGTTCGGCGCCGGCGACACCGCCACGGTGAACAAGGCCCTCGATCGGGTGCGCCAGTACCTGGCCCGCGAGCTGGGCATGGTGAAGCCCGACAGCGAGAACGACAGCTGGAACTTCCTCTGGGTGGTGGATTTCCCGATGTTCGAGTTCAACGCCGACGAGAACCGCTACGAGGCGCTGCACCACCCCTTCTGCGCCCCGAACACAGACGACCTGGGCAACGACCCATCCGCCTGGGCCGACACCCTGCCGGGCGCCCGCGCCCAGGCCTACGACCTGGTGCTCAATGGCCTGGAGCTGGGCGGCGGCTCCCTGCGCATCCACGATTCCGCCCTGCAGCGCCAGGTGCTCCAAACCGTTGGCCTCCCCCTGGAGGAAGCCAATCAGCAGTTCGGCTTCCTGATGGAAGCGCTCGACATGGGCGCCCCGCCCCACGGCGGCCTGGCCTTCGGTCTCGACCGGATGGTGATGCTGCTGGCGGGCGAAGAATCAATCCGCGACACCATCGCCTTCCCCAAAACCCAGCAGGCCCGCTGCCTGATGACCGGCGCCCCTGGCGGTGTGGCAACCAAGCAACTCGAGGAGCTGCACGTGGCCAGCACCTGGGTGGAGGAGGAGGCCGAGGGCTGA